In Nymphaea colorata isolate Beijing-Zhang1983 chromosome 13, ASM883128v2, whole genome shotgun sequence, one DNA window encodes the following:
- the LOC116266740 gene encoding uncharacterized protein LOC116266740 isoform X2 yields the protein MPEFHLNSLELRHGLAGMSLPSGTSSPSSTSTSSGVVFAPRGHQDDEGPASPSSPRLWSKAPDPQLPTSARDQALARGRWELMEMLKDVPESYYELSFRELVDRVRPKVRDDQEEEEEAVENREVKMKRKRKRNSWEQSAGNSGLLLKMFVPGLYLRSKSTAGSGRASSKPLFVVEERESGGGGGGENWERWRKGFMVVVFGRCIGSSSAGSSNGNGNYGSSRSRCSEAFLRGCWSCLGLSRSKSDRK from the exons ATGCCGGAATTTCACCTGAATTCCCTAGAACTCCGGCATGGACTCGCCGGGATGAGTTTGCCATCCGGAACAAGTAGCCCATCATCGACCTCGACGTCCTCCGGTGTCGTCTTCGCCCCTAGAGGTCACCAGGACGACGAGGGGCCGGCTAGCCCCTCCTCTCCACGACTGTGGTCGAAGGCGCCGGACCCTCAGCTGCCCACGTCGGCGCGCGACCAGGCCTTGGCGAGGGGCCGGTGGGAGCTGATGGAGATGCTGAAGGACGTGCCCGAGTCGTACTATGAGCTCTCCTTCAGAGAGCTCGTCGATCGGGTGAGGCCCAAGGTGAGGGACGAtcaagaggaggaggaggaggcggtgGAAAACAGAGAggtgaagatgaaaagaaagaggaagaggaacagtTGGGAGCAGAGTGCCGGGAACAGCGGCCTCTTACTTAAGATGTTCGTTCCCGGATTGTATCTCCGGTCGAAGTCGACGGCTGGGTCTGGGCGGGCGTCCTCGAAGCCGTTGTTCGTGGTGGAGGAGAGGGAaagtggtggtggcggcggtggTGAGAATTGGGAGAGGTGGAGGAAAGGGTTTATGGTCGTGGTGTTTGGGAGGTGTATCGGAAGTAGCAGTGCTGGTAGCAGTAATGGTAATGGCAATTATGGTAGCTCTCGTTCGAG GTGCAGTGAGGCCTTCTTAAGGGGCTGTTGGTCGTGCCTAGGCCTCAGCAGAAGCAAATCCgatagaaaatga
- the LOC116266740 gene encoding uncharacterized protein LOC116266740 isoform X1, producing the protein MPEFHLNSLELRHGLAGMSLPSGTSSPSSTSTSSGVVFAPRGHQDDEGPASPSSPRLWSKAPDPQLPTSARDQALARGRWELMEMLKDVPESYYELSFRELVDRVRPKVRDDQEEEEEAVENREVKMKRKRKRNSWEQSAGNSGLLLKMFVPGLYLRSKSTAGSGRASSKPLFVVEERESGGGGGGENWERWRKGFMVVVFGRCIGSSSAGSSNGNGNYGSSRSSGRCSEAFLRGCWSCLGLSRSKSDRK; encoded by the exons ATGCCGGAATTTCACCTGAATTCCCTAGAACTCCGGCATGGACTCGCCGGGATGAGTTTGCCATCCGGAACAAGTAGCCCATCATCGACCTCGACGTCCTCCGGTGTCGTCTTCGCCCCTAGAGGTCACCAGGACGACGAGGGGCCGGCTAGCCCCTCCTCTCCACGACTGTGGTCGAAGGCGCCGGACCCTCAGCTGCCCACGTCGGCGCGCGACCAGGCCTTGGCGAGGGGCCGGTGGGAGCTGATGGAGATGCTGAAGGACGTGCCCGAGTCGTACTATGAGCTCTCCTTCAGAGAGCTCGTCGATCGGGTGAGGCCCAAGGTGAGGGACGAtcaagaggaggaggaggaggcggtgGAAAACAGAGAggtgaagatgaaaagaaagaggaagaggaacagtTGGGAGCAGAGTGCCGGGAACAGCGGCCTCTTACTTAAGATGTTCGTTCCCGGATTGTATCTCCGGTCGAAGTCGACGGCTGGGTCTGGGCGGGCGTCCTCGAAGCCGTTGTTCGTGGTGGAGGAGAGGGAaagtggtggtggcggcggtggTGAGAATTGGGAGAGGTGGAGGAAAGGGTTTATGGTCGTGGTGTTTGGGAGGTGTATCGGAAGTAGCAGTGCTGGTAGCAGTAATGGTAATGGCAATTATGGTAGCTCTCGTTCGAG TGGCAGGTGCAGTGAGGCCTTCTTAAGGGGCTGTTGGTCGTGCCTAGGCCTCAGCAGAAGCAAATCCgatagaaaatga